Proteins co-encoded in one Ensifer sp. PDNC004 genomic window:
- a CDS encoding carbohydrate ABC transporter permease, producing MALARRGGIGRYYNVNGWLFVAPALGLIALFMIYPIVWSLWMSFQSGRGMMLKFAGFANIVRLWNDPVFIKALTNTLTYFVVQVPIMILLALILASLLNNPKLVGRGFFRTAIFLPCVTSLVAYSVLFKGMFALDGIVNSTLEAIGLIASPIPWLTHPFWAKTLVIIAITWRWTGYNMIFYLAAMQNIDKSIYEVARIDGVPAWARFTHITIPLLKPVILFTTIISTIGTIQLFDEVYNLTEGKGGPSNATLTLSLYIYNLTFRFMPNFGYAATVSYVIVVLVALLACLQFFAARERDR from the coding sequence ATGGCTCTCGCGCGTCGCGGCGGCATCGGCCGATACTACAACGTCAATGGCTGGCTCTTCGTCGCGCCGGCGCTCGGGCTGATCGCCCTTTTCATGATCTATCCGATCGTCTGGTCGCTGTGGATGTCGTTCCAGTCCGGCCGCGGCATGATGCTGAAATTCGCCGGCTTCGCCAACATCGTCCGCCTCTGGAACGATCCGGTCTTCATCAAGGCCCTCACCAACACGCTGACCTATTTCGTCGTGCAGGTGCCGATCATGATCCTCCTGGCGCTGATCCTGGCGTCACTGCTCAACAACCCCAAACTCGTTGGCCGCGGCTTCTTCCGCACCGCCATCTTCCTGCCCTGCGTCACCTCGCTCGTTGCCTATTCGGTGCTGTTCAAGGGCATGTTCGCGCTCGACGGCATCGTCAATTCGACGCTCGAGGCAATCGGCCTCATCGCCTCGCCGATCCCGTGGCTGACGCATCCCTTCTGGGCAAAAACACTCGTCATCATCGCGATCACCTGGCGCTGGACCGGCTACAACATGATCTTCTACCTCGCGGCGATGCAGAACATCGACAAGTCGATCTATGAGGTCGCCCGGATCGATGGCGTGCCCGCCTGGGCGCGGTTCACCCACATCACCATCCCGCTGTTGAAACCCGTCATCCTGTTCACGACGATCATTTCGACGATCGGCACGATCCAGCTCTTCGACGAGGTCTATAACCTGACCGAAGGCAAGGGTGGCCCGTCGAACGCGACGCTGACGCTCTCGCTCTACATCTACAACCTGACCTTCCGCTTCATGCCGAATTTCGGCTACGCCGCGACGGTCTCCTACGTGATCGTCGTGCTCGTCGCGCTGCTTGCCTGCCTCCAGTTCTTCGCGGCACGGGAGCGCGACCGATGA
- a CDS encoding LysR family transcriptional regulator, protein MDWEELHLVQHLVRHGSLSAAARAMGTTQPTLSRRLEAFEQKTRKTLFERQPGGLVPTAVCLSILSALEHMEANALAVERRLAVQDDALEGTITVTSLDWIGDYLLAPILTKFAAMHPGVSIHLLNDGRRFNLSRRDADIALRFGSFDQNDIVERKVADVAYGLFATEAYLDRFGHPDVAGEGRNQTIVELVEVPVRVSLSTWLKDLLPEARVLLRTNSIRSQLSAVETGQALATLPHFIAAGRNGLVALDLGVAAPVLPLKLGVHPELRELPRVRKLMDFAVSQFAPLRVSLNPSG, encoded by the coding sequence GTGGACTGGGAAGAACTCCATCTTGTTCAGCACTTGGTCCGCCACGGCTCGCTGAGTGCAGCCGCCCGTGCGATGGGCACCACGCAACCGACGCTCAGCCGTCGCCTCGAGGCTTTTGAGCAGAAGACGCGCAAAACACTGTTCGAGCGGCAACCGGGCGGCCTCGTGCCGACCGCCGTGTGCCTCTCCATCCTTTCTGCGCTCGAGCACATGGAGGCGAACGCGCTTGCGGTGGAACGGCGCCTTGCGGTGCAGGACGACGCACTAGAAGGCACCATCACCGTGACCAGCCTCGACTGGATCGGAGACTACCTCCTGGCGCCGATCCTGACCAAGTTTGCAGCAATGCATCCCGGCGTCAGCATTCACCTTTTGAACGATGGCCGGCGCTTCAACCTGTCCCGGCGGGACGCGGACATCGCCTTGCGTTTCGGCAGTTTCGACCAAAACGATATCGTCGAGCGCAAGGTTGCCGATGTCGCCTACGGCCTGTTTGCAACAGAGGCCTACCTTGATCGTTTCGGCCATCCGGATGTTGCGGGCGAAGGCAGGAACCAGACGATTGTCGAGCTGGTGGAGGTGCCTGTGCGGGTATCGCTCTCGACCTGGCTGAAAGATCTTTTGCCGGAGGCGAGAGTGCTGCTGCGCACGAATTCGATCCGCTCGCAATTGAGTGCGGTTGAGACCGGACAGGCACTTGCCACGCTGCCGCACTTTATCGCCGCCGGCCGGAATGGGCTTGTGGCCCTTGACCTCGGCGTTGCCGCGCCGGTTCTGCCGCTGAAGCTCGGTGTTCACCCGGAATTACGTGAATTGCCGCGGGTGCGAAAGCTCATGGATTTTGCCGTATCGCAGTTCGCGCCCCTGCGGGTGAGCCTCAACCCGTCAGGCTGA
- a CDS encoding ABC transporter ATP-binding protein has protein sequence MSELQLKDVRKSYGTFEVIKGVDLDIKAGEFVVFVGPSGCGKSTLLRMIAGLEEITSGDLTIGGERMNDVDPSKRGIAMVFQSYALYPHMTVRENMGFALRFAGVPKAEIAQRVGEAANILELGQLLDRKPKQLSGGQRQRVAIGRAIVRHPKIFLFDEPLSNLDAELRVHMRIEIARLHKKLQTTIVYVTHDQVEAMTLADKIVVMRGGVVEQVGSPLDLYDNPANLFVAGFIGSPKMNFLKGIVETGAGGEKHVRLPDFSNATLPIAVKDATSGSTVTIGIRPEHFGDSGSASLDLTIDMLEHLGGETFAYARHGDGELIIIETKNGRGLKSGDSIAARFEPTAALVFDAEGRRLR, from the coding sequence ATGAGCGAACTCCAACTTAAAGACGTCAGAAAGTCCTATGGCACCTTCGAGGTCATCAAAGGTGTCGACCTCGACATCAAGGCCGGCGAATTCGTCGTCTTTGTCGGGCCGTCCGGTTGCGGCAAGTCGACCCTGCTTCGAATGATCGCCGGCCTCGAGGAGATCACCTCAGGTGATCTCACCATCGGCGGCGAGCGCATGAACGATGTCGACCCGTCGAAACGCGGCATCGCCATGGTGTTCCAGTCCTATGCACTCTACCCGCATATGACGGTCCGGGAGAACATGGGCTTCGCACTGCGTTTTGCCGGCGTGCCCAAGGCCGAGATCGCGCAGCGCGTCGGCGAAGCCGCGAACATCCTGGAACTAGGGCAGCTGCTAGATCGCAAGCCGAAACAGCTTTCGGGCGGCCAGCGCCAGCGCGTGGCGATCGGCCGGGCGATTGTGCGGCATCCGAAGATCTTTCTCTTCGACGAGCCGCTGTCGAACCTCGATGCGGAATTGCGGGTGCACATGCGCATCGAGATCGCCAGGCTGCACAAGAAGCTTCAGACCACGATCGTCTACGTCACCCACGACCAGGTTGAGGCGATGACGCTTGCCGACAAGATCGTCGTCATGCGCGGCGGTGTGGTCGAACAGGTCGGCTCCCCGCTCGACCTTTACGACAATCCCGCCAATCTCTTCGTCGCCGGTTTCATCGGTTCGCCGAAGATGAACTTTTTGAAAGGGATCGTCGAAACGGGCGCCGGCGGAGAGAAGCATGTCCGCCTGCCGGATTTCAGCAATGCGACGCTGCCGATTGCGGTCAAGGACGCAACGTCCGGCAGCACAGTGACCATCGGCATTCGCCCGGAGCATTTCGGCGACAGTGGCTCGGCGAGCCTCGACCTGACGATCGACATGCTGGAGCATCTGGGCGGCGAGACCTTTGCCTATGCGCGGCACGGCGACGGCGAACTGATCATCATCGAAACGAAAAACGGCCGCGGCCTGAAGTCCGGCGACAGCATCGCCGCCCGCTTCGAACCCACGGCCGCTCTGGTGTTCGACGCGGAAGGCAGGCGCCTGCGCTAG
- a CDS encoding ABC transporter substrate-binding protein, with the protein MDMRTYLPRFAAIALAGASLLAVTAAEAKEITIWCWDPNFNVAIMKEAGARYTKTHPDVTFNIVDFAKADVEQKLQTGLSSGTADALPDIVLIEDYGAQKYLQSFPGAFAPLSGTVDYSGFAPYKVELMTLDGQVYGMPFDSGVTGLYYRKDYLEQAGFKPEDMQGITWDRFIEIGKQVEAKTGKKMMGLDPTDAGLVRIIMQSAGQWYFDKEGKANITGNAALKASLETINKIMAANIYKPAAGWSDWVGTFTSGDVATVITGVWITGTVKAQPDQSGKWGVAPIPALSIDGATHASNLGGSSWYVLEGSAEKAEAIDFLNEVYAKDVDFYQTILTDRGAVGSLLAARGGAAYGEADAFFGGEKVWQNFSDWLAKVPSVNYGVFTNEADTAVTAQLPALQQGTPVDDILKAIDAEVSAQVQ; encoded by the coding sequence ATGGACATGCGTACCTATCTGCCGCGCTTTGCCGCCATCGCGCTTGCAGGCGCCAGCCTCTTGGCCGTCACGGCCGCCGAGGCCAAGGAAATCACCATCTGGTGCTGGGATCCGAACTTCAACGTTGCGATCATGAAGGAGGCCGGCGCGCGCTACACCAAGACGCATCCGGACGTGACCTTCAACATCGTCGATTTCGCCAAGGCCGACGTCGAGCAGAAGCTGCAGACCGGCCTTTCGTCAGGCACCGCGGACGCCCTGCCTGACATCGTTCTGATCGAAGACTACGGCGCGCAGAAATATCTGCAGTCCTTCCCCGGCGCCTTCGCGCCGCTCTCCGGCACTGTCGATTATTCCGGCTTCGCTCCCTACAAGGTCGAACTGATGACGCTGGATGGCCAGGTCTACGGCATGCCGTTCGATTCCGGCGTCACCGGGCTCTACTATCGCAAGGACTATCTGGAGCAGGCCGGCTTCAAGCCGGAGGACATGCAAGGCATCACCTGGGACCGCTTCATCGAGATCGGAAAGCAGGTCGAGGCCAAGACCGGCAAGAAGATGATGGGCCTCGACCCAACCGACGCGGGCCTCGTGCGCATCATCATGCAATCGGCCGGGCAATGGTATTTCGACAAGGAAGGCAAGGCCAACATCACCGGCAACGCGGCGTTGAAGGCGTCGCTGGAAACGATCAACAAGATCATGGCCGCCAACATCTACAAGCCGGCCGCTGGCTGGTCCGATTGGGTCGGGACCTTCACCTCGGGCGATGTCGCCACCGTCATCACCGGCGTCTGGATCACCGGCACGGTCAAGGCGCAGCCGGACCAGTCCGGCAAGTGGGGCGTGGCGCCGATCCCGGCGCTGTCGATCGACGGCGCAACGCATGCCTCCAACCTCGGCGGATCGAGCTGGTACGTGCTTGAAGGCTCGGCCGAAAAGGCCGAAGCGATCGACTTCCTGAACGAGGTCTACGCCAAGGACGTCGATTTCTACCAAACGATCCTGACCGACCGCGGCGCTGTCGGCTCGCTGCTTGCCGCCCGCGGCGGGGCCGCCTACGGCGAGGCCGATGCCTTCTTCGGCGGCGAGAAGGTCTGGCAGAACTTCTCCGACTGGCTCGCGAAGGTTCCCTCCGTCAACTACGGCGTCTTCACCAACGAGGCGGACACGGCCGTTACCGCACAGCTTCCGGCGCTGCAGCAGGGGACGCCCGTCGATGACATCCTGAAGGCGATCGACGCCGAGGTCAGCGCACAGGTCCAGTAA
- a CDS encoding glycoside hydrolase family 2 TIM barrel-domain containing protein, with translation MRSVTSFNDTWIFSEGFDAASAGRLQVGKSVSLPHNAVELPFNYFDETSYQRAFTYQKVLAWRREFHGREVSLVFDAAMADAVVYLNGEEIIAHKDGYTPFEARLAEKLREGDNLITVKIDGSENPEIPPFGGRIDYLTYAGIYRDVWLKVTDAVSIANLKIETRDALSETKSVSIRCDLANPEGLAFTGTITALLQDANGKVLAEVAGESRGESVTLELKGLKGLSLWDIDSPVLYEVEAQLRSDRGSDRLSSRFGFRTAEFTTEGFKLNGRPLKIRGLNRHQAFPYVGYAMGRTAQERDAELLKNTLHCNLVRTSHYPQSKWFLDHCDRIGLLVFEEIPGWQHIGGEAWKQEAIENVRRMIERDWNHPSIIIWGVRINESQDSHDFYVETNRLARELDPTRQTGGVRYITDSEYLEDVYTMNDFILGNEELPGANRPRTALRPQQECTGLTRKVPYMITEFGGHMFPTKIYDQEQRQAEHVRRHLEVLNAAYGDPSISGAVGWCMFDYNTHKDFGSGDRICYHGVMDMFRQPKFAAYVYASQGEPSEGVVMKPVTFWARGERNIGGVLPLIVLTNCDEVELKYGSLVKRVGPDRENFPHLPHPPVVIDHRHFTKDELGVWGMKWEDAAFTGFINGESVANLRMVADPVPTALEVVPDSTALRAEGRDSVRVIVRALDQAGNVLPFLNDAVDVTVTGPARLLGPDRLIFQGGSTGFWLETTGAAGGIAVAVTSTRLGTVRLELSAVSDEAAAA, from the coding sequence ATGCGTTCTGTTACCTCTTTCAACGACACCTGGATTTTCTCCGAAGGCTTCGATGCGGCAAGCGCCGGACGCCTGCAGGTGGGCAAGTCGGTCAGCCTGCCGCACAATGCGGTCGAACTGCCGTTCAACTATTTCGACGAGACCTCCTATCAGCGCGCCTTCACCTACCAGAAGGTGCTCGCCTGGCGTCGGGAGTTTCACGGCCGCGAAGTCTCGCTCGTCTTCGACGCCGCCATGGCCGACGCCGTCGTCTATCTCAACGGCGAAGAGATCATCGCCCACAAGGACGGTTACACGCCCTTCGAAGCGCGGCTGGCGGAGAAGCTGCGGGAGGGCGACAACCTGATCACCGTCAAGATCGACGGCAGCGAGAACCCCGAGATCCCGCCTTTCGGCGGTCGCATCGACTATCTCACCTATGCCGGCATCTATCGCGACGTCTGGCTGAAGGTCACCGATGCCGTTTCGATCGCCAATCTCAAAATCGAGACCCGCGATGCGCTGAGCGAAACCAAGTCCGTCTCGATCCGTTGCGACCTCGCCAATCCGGAAGGACTGGCCTTCACCGGCACAATCACCGCGCTGCTCCAGGACGCGAACGGCAAGGTGCTGGCGGAAGTTGCCGGCGAAAGCCGCGGCGAGAGCGTCACGCTTGAGCTCAAGGGGCTGAAGGGCCTTTCGCTCTGGGATATCGACAGCCCCGTTCTCTATGAAGTCGAGGCGCAACTGCGCAGCGACCGTGGCAGCGACCGGCTGTCGTCGCGCTTCGGCTTCCGCACGGCCGAATTCACCACCGAGGGGTTCAAGCTCAACGGCCGGCCGCTGAAGATCCGCGGCCTCAACCGCCACCAGGCCTTCCCCTATGTCGGCTACGCCATGGGCCGTACGGCACAGGAGCGCGACGCGGAACTCCTGAAGAACACGCTGCATTGCAATCTCGTGCGCACCTCGCACTATCCGCAGTCAAAATGGTTCCTCGACCATTGCGACCGCATCGGCCTGCTGGTGTTCGAGGAAATCCCCGGCTGGCAGCACATCGGCGGCGAGGCGTGGAAGCAGGAAGCGATCGAGAATGTCCGCCGCATGATCGAGCGCGACTGGAACCATCCGTCGATCATCATCTGGGGCGTGCGCATCAACGAATCCCAGGACTCGCATGATTTCTACGTCGAGACCAACCGGCTGGCGCGTGAACTCGACCCGACGCGCCAGACCGGCGGCGTGCGCTACATCACCGACAGCGAATACCTCGAAGACGTCTACACCATGAACGACTTCATCCTCGGCAACGAGGAACTGCCGGGCGCGAACCGCCCGCGCACGGCGCTGCGGCCGCAGCAGGAATGCACCGGTCTCACCCGCAAGGTCCCCTATATGATCACCGAATTCGGCGGTCACATGTTTCCGACGAAGATCTACGACCAGGAGCAGAGACAGGCCGAGCATGTGCGCCGGCATCTGGAAGTGCTGAACGCAGCCTATGGCGACCCGAGCATTTCCGGCGCCGTCGGCTGGTGCATGTTCGACTACAACACCCACAAGGACTTCGGCTCCGGCGACCGGATCTGCTATCACGGTGTCATGGACATGTTCCGCCAGCCGAAATTCGCAGCCTATGTCTATGCCAGCCAAGGCGAACCGTCGGAGGGCGTGGTGATGAAGCCGGTCACCTTCTGGGCCCGTGGCGAGCGCAATATCGGCGGCGTGCTGCCGTTGATCGTGCTCACCAATTGCGACGAGGTCGAGCTGAAATACGGCTCGCTCGTCAAACGCGTCGGCCCGGACCGCGAGAACTTCCCGCATCTGCCGCATCCGCCCGTCGTCATCGACCATCGCCACTTCACCAAGGACGAACTCGGCGTCTGGGGCATGAAGTGGGAAGACGCAGCCTTCACCGGCTTTATCAACGGCGAGTCCGTCGCCAACCTCCGCATGGTCGCCGATCCGGTGCCAACGGCGCTGGAAGTCGTCCCCGACAGCACGGCGCTTCGGGCCGAAGGGCGCGACAGCGTGCGGGTGATCGTGCGCGCACTCGATCAGGCCGGCAACGTGCTGCCCTTCCTCAATGACGCGGTCGACGTGACAGTCACCGGCCCTGCCCGCCTTCTCGGCCCCGATCGCCTGATCTTCCAGGGCGGTTCGACCGGCTTCTGGCTGGAAACGACGGGTGCTGCCGGCGGCATCGCCGTCGCGGTGACCTCGACGCGGCTTGGAACCGTGAGGCTGGAGCTTTCGGCGGTGTCGGACGAGGCGGCGGCTGCATGA
- a CDS encoding SDR family NAD(P)-dependent oxidoreductase has protein sequence MNTNILGFAGKVALVAGASKGIGAATARAFAQAGASVVLLSRSQPAVEALAVSIRQAGGDALAIAADVGDESAMKQALASVMQHYGRLDAAFNNATDGTMPASLADLDIEGFDRGIRTNIRGTFLGMRYQIEAMARGGGGAIVNMASVAGINGTSGLSAYVGAKAGIIGLTKAAALDYADQGIRINVVAPGPILTHHLETAGADIQRHAALSTPMRRLGRMEEVAASVLWLCSDAASYITGVVLPIDGGMTAGTKVPMNYRRGEPPRPAEP, from the coding sequence ATGAACACAAACATTCTGGGATTTGCAGGCAAAGTCGCCTTAGTCGCAGGCGCCAGCAAGGGTATCGGCGCGGCCACCGCCCGCGCCTTTGCGCAGGCCGGCGCATCCGTTGTCCTTCTTTCCCGCTCGCAGCCGGCGGTCGAGGCGTTGGCGGTTTCCATCCGCCAGGCGGGCGGCGACGCACTGGCGATCGCTGCCGATGTCGGCGACGAGAGTGCCATGAAGCAGGCGCTTGCAAGTGTGATGCAGCACTATGGCCGGCTCGACGCCGCCTTCAACAATGCGACGGATGGAACCATGCCGGCCTCGCTTGCCGATCTCGATATCGAAGGGTTCGATCGCGGCATCCGCACCAACATTCGCGGCACCTTTCTCGGCATGCGTTACCAGATCGAGGCGATGGCGAGGGGCGGTGGCGGTGCGATCGTCAACATGGCGTCGGTTGCCGGCATCAACGGCACCTCTGGGCTTTCCGCCTATGTCGGTGCGAAGGCTGGGATCATCGGGCTGACCAAGGCGGCGGCGCTGGACTATGCCGACCAGGGCATCCGGATCAATGTCGTTGCGCCCGGGCCGATCCTCACCCACCATCTCGAGACCGCCGGCGCGGACATCCAGCGGCACGCAGCACTTTCGACGCCGATGCGCCGGCTTGGCCGGATGGAGGAGGTGGCCGCAAGTGTCCTCTGGCTCTGTTCCGATGCGGCGAGTTACATCACCGGCGTGGTACTGCCGATCGACGGGGGCATGACGGCGGGCACGAAAGTGCCTATGAATTACCGTCGAGGCGAGCCGCCTCGGCCGGCTGAACCCTGA
- a CDS encoding alpha/beta fold hydrolase, with protein MFRTALIAGALLMSGTAFAEAETVEVNGMKMYYEVSGEGEPLVVLHGAYMNIPSMGAIIPKLAETHKVYAIEFQGHGRTTDIDRPITYPNLADDVATFMDAVKLEKADVFGYSMGAAAGLQLAIRHPDKVNKLAAASVGYDAEGWQPEFKAFIPQMTVEMFVGMPFAEDYRKLAANPDGFPDLVKKLIQLEKEPMAWEPDVKALKTPVLVIAGDADVATLEHTVALFRLLGGGAMGDMGKPLSPSRLAILPATSHTAVINQTELLEAFIEPFLKGETPKGMFP; from the coding sequence ATGTTTCGTACCGCTTTGATCGCTGGCGCCCTGCTCATGTCCGGCACTGCCTTTGCCGAGGCTGAGACCGTCGAAGTCAACGGCATGAAGATGTATTACGAGGTCTCGGGCGAGGGCGAGCCGCTGGTCGTGCTACACGGCGCCTACATGAACATTCCCTCGATGGGTGCGATCATCCCGAAGCTGGCCGAGACCCACAAGGTCTATGCAATCGAGTTCCAGGGCCATGGCCGCACCACCGATATCGATCGACCGATCACCTATCCGAACCTCGCGGACGACGTCGCCACCTTCATGGATGCGGTGAAGCTGGAGAAGGCCGATGTCTTCGGCTACTCAATGGGTGCGGCTGCCGGCCTGCAGTTGGCGATCCGCCATCCGGACAAGGTGAACAAGCTAGCCGCCGCGTCCGTCGGCTACGATGCAGAGGGCTGGCAGCCGGAATTCAAAGCATTCATCCCGCAGATGACTGTCGAGATGTTCGTCGGCATGCCCTTTGCCGAAGACTACCGCAAGCTCGCCGCCAATCCGGATGGGTTTCCCGATCTGGTCAAGAAGCTGATCCAGCTCGAAAAAGAGCCGATGGCCTGGGAGCCGGATGTCAAGGCACTGAAGACCCCGGTTCTCGTCATCGCCGGCGATGCCGATGTGGCGACGTTGGAGCACACGGTGGCACTGTTCCGCCTGCTTGGTGGCGGCGCCATGGGCGACATGGGAAAGCCGCTGTCGCCTTCGCGGCTCGCGATCCTGCCGGCGACGTCGCACACCGCCGTCATCAACCAGACGGAACTGTTAGAGGCTTTCATCGAGCCCTTCCTGAAGGGTGAAACGCCGAAGGGCATGTTCCCGTGA
- a CDS encoding carbohydrate ABC transporter permease — translation MSNGTTRIAGTIITYGFVGLMAFLSIFPFVWMLLGATNSSIDIIKGRMMPGSALATNIATFFTQVNAPLVFWNSAKIAILATVLTLAVSSLAGYGFEMFRSRHRDRIYSAMLITMMIPFAALMIPLFIMMGKAGLINTHIAVVLPTIGSAFIVFYFRQTTKAFPSELRDAAKVDGLKEWQIFLFIYVPVMRSTYAAAFIIVFMTAWNNYLWPLIVLQSNEQKTITLVISSLASAYYPDYGVVMVGTILATLPTLAVFFFMQRQFVQGMLGSVK, via the coding sequence ATGAGCAACGGAACCACACGTATCGCCGGCACCATCATCACCTACGGCTTCGTCGGGCTGATGGCCTTTCTCTCGATCTTTCCCTTCGTCTGGATGCTTCTCGGCGCAACCAATTCGTCGATCGACATCATCAAGGGCAGGATGATGCCGGGCAGCGCGCTTGCCACCAACATCGCCACCTTCTTTACCCAGGTGAACGCACCGCTGGTCTTCTGGAATTCGGCCAAGATCGCCATTCTGGCGACGGTGCTGACGCTCGCCGTCTCGTCGCTTGCCGGCTACGGCTTCGAGATGTTTCGCTCGCGCCACCGCGATCGGATCTACAGCGCCATGCTGATCACGATGATGATTCCGTTTGCGGCGCTGATGATCCCGCTCTTCATCATGATGGGCAAGGCGGGGCTGATCAACACCCACATTGCCGTCGTGCTGCCGACGATCGGCTCGGCCTTCATCGTCTTCTATTTCCGCCAGACCACCAAGGCGTTCCCGTCCGAACTGCGCGACGCGGCCAAGGTCGACGGCCTCAAGGAATGGCAGATCTTCCTGTTCATCTACGTGCCGGTGATGCGCTCGACCTATGCGGCCGCCTTCATCATCGTCTTCATGACGGCGTGGAACAACTATCTCTGGCCGCTGATCGTGCTGCAGTCGAACGAGCAGAAGACGATCACGCTGGTCATCTCCTCTCTCGCGTCTGCCTACTACCCCGACTACGGCGTCGTCATGGTCGGCACCATTCTCGCGACGCTTCCCACCCTCGCGGTCTTCTTCTTCATGCAACGCCAATTCGTCCAGGGAATGCTGGGCTCAGTCAAATAG
- a CDS encoding serine hydrolase, translating into MDATRQGRSERRTRLKAELDRVIAEALDEQRIVGTVVEILIDGEPGYRHAAGLGDREADRPMTEDSIFLLSSVAKPIVTVAALNLAQSGTIGLDDIVSEWLPAFRPQLPDGSEPRITIRQLLTHSAGLSYLFMERGDGPYRRHAISSGLDDTDDDLTALIGKLTAIPLSYPPGHGWGYSMSLDVLGAVIEEATGSKLPEAIAALVTRPMGMNDTAFSVTDKRKLVVHYGDASPRPRRLVGDDAVPFFGNPVRLSPGRIFNPRAFPSGGAGMAGTAGDVARLLESLRTGHSPVLDAASTRSMFDIQARTGGLAAGAGWEFGFGGAVLVEPEMAGTPQSRGTLQWDGAYGHKWFIDPARGLTVVALTNTAFEGMNGRFPDDLRDAIYRSL; encoded by the coding sequence ATGGATGCGACAAGACAAGGAAGATCGGAGCGCAGAACGCGGCTGAAGGCCGAACTCGACCGGGTAATCGCGGAAGCCCTGGATGAACAGCGCATCGTCGGCACAGTCGTCGAGATCCTTATCGACGGCGAGCCCGGCTACCGACATGCCGCCGGGCTTGGGGACCGCGAGGCCGACCGGCCGATGACCGAGGACAGCATCTTCCTCCTCTCCTCGGTCGCAAAGCCAATCGTCACGGTCGCCGCTCTCAACCTGGCGCAAAGCGGCACCATCGGTCTCGACGATATCGTGTCGGAGTGGCTGCCCGCGTTCAGGCCGCAGCTGCCGGACGGCAGCGAGCCTCGGATAACCATCCGCCAACTCCTGACGCACAGTGCCGGTTTGAGCTACCTGTTCATGGAGCGAGGCGACGGCCCTTATCGCCGGCACGCCATCAGCAGCGGCCTCGACGACACCGACGATGATCTCACCGCCCTCATCGGCAAGCTCACCGCCATTCCGTTGTCCTATCCGCCCGGACACGGCTGGGGCTATTCGATGAGCCTCGACGTGCTTGGCGCCGTTATCGAAGAGGCGACGGGATCAAAGCTGCCGGAGGCGATCGCAGCACTCGTCACACGCCCGATGGGGATGAACGACACCGCCTTTTCCGTGACCGATAAACGCAAACTCGTGGTCCACTATGGCGATGCCTCGCCGCGGCCACGGCGGCTCGTTGGCGACGACGCGGTCCCCTTCTTCGGCAATCCCGTGCGCCTCTCGCCCGGCCGGATCTTCAATCCTAGAGCCTTTCCCTCCGGAGGAGCCGGCATGGCAGGCACGGCAGGCGACGTGGCCCGCCTACTCGAAAGCCTCAGGACCGGACACTCGCCGGTGCTCGACGCCGCCAGCACCCGCTCGATGTTCGACATTCAGGCAAGGACGGGCGGATTGGCCGCCGGCGCCGGGTGGGAGTTCGGTTTCGGCGGCGCCGTGCTTGTCGAACCCGAGATGGCGGGAACACCGCAGTCGCGCGGCACGCTGCAATGGGACGGCGCCTACGGGCACAAGTGGTTCATCGACCCGGCCCGCGGCCTGACAGTCGTTGCGCTCACCAACACCGCTTTTGAGGGCATGAACGGACGCTTTCCGGACGATCTTCGCGACGCCATCTATCGGAGCCTCTAG